A stretch of Perognathus longimembris pacificus isolate PPM17 chromosome 1, ASM2315922v1, whole genome shotgun sequence DNA encodes these proteins:
- the Fam163b gene encoding protein FAM163B, with translation MTAGTVVITGGILATVILLCIIAVLCYCRLQYYCCKKEEPEEDEEEPDFAVHSHLPPLHSNRNLVLTNGPALYPAAAAPAPGHKSPQARALCRSCSHYEPPSFFLQEPEDEAEGMRNGGGRVAYRSISQEDVELPPGGFGGLQALNPHRLSAMREAFSRSRSVSTDV, from the exons ATGACAGCCGGGACCGTGGTCATCACTGGCGGCATCTTGGCGACTGTGATTCTGCTCTGCATCATCGCGGTTCTGTGCTACTGTCGGCTCCAG TACTACTGCTGCAAGAAGGAGGAGcccgaggaggacgaggaggagcccGACTTCGCCGTCCACTCGCACCTGCCCCCCCTGCACTCCAACCGCAACCTGGTGCTGACCAACGGGCCCGCGCTCTACCCCGCGGcggcggcccccgcccccggccacaAGTCCCCGCAGGCCCGCGCGCTCTGCCGCAGCTGCTCCCACTACGAGCCGCCCAGCTTCTTCCTGCAGGAGCCCGAGGACGAGGCGGAGGGCATGCGCAACGGCGGGGGCCGGGTGGCCTACAGGAGCATCAGCCAGGAGGACGTGGAGCTGCCCCCCGGGGGCTTCGGGGGGCTGCAGGCCCTCAACCCCCACCGCCTCTCCGCCATGCGGGAGGCCTTCTCCCGGAGCCGCAGCGTCAGCACCGACGTGTGA
- the Adamtsl2 gene encoding LOW QUALITY PROTEIN: ADAMTS-like protein 2 (The sequence of the model RefSeq protein was modified relative to this genomic sequence to represent the inferred CDS: deleted 1 base in 1 codon) gives MDSRQRPSRWAWSLLAVAVVAGGAASAEAVDNNPTTNSLEGGVDATASWWGEWTKWTACSRSCGSGVTSQERHCLQQRRTSVLGAGNRTCTGTPKRYQLCRVQDCPPDGRSFREEQCASFNSRVYDGRTYQWKPLYPDDYVHISSKPCDLHCTTVDGQRQLMVPAHDGTSCKLADLRGLCVSGKCEPIGCDGVLFSTHTPDKCGVCQGDGSSCTHVTGSYRKGNAHLGYSLVTHIPAGARDIQIVERRKSADVLALADEAGFYFFNGNYKVDGPKNFHIAGTVVKYRRPMDVYETGIEYIVAQGPTTQGLNVMVWNQNGKSPSITFEYTLLQPPHARRRPPVYYSFSEPASESTEESQELDGAPLLGFVRHNGSRYGQASVGRLNLDSRLFGPQGPKVEPGPARGQETNEVCEPAGGGACEGPPRSKGFRDHNATGAALSGDKDDGEVDARVTSQESLSANAISAQLSGPGSDSKEFALNETVNSIFAQGAPRSPLAESLSVDYEESEGAAAYFLNGSHLELSSDRVTNGSSEAPFPNGSASLPAVAGNRTHKARTRPKARKQGVSPADMYRWKLSSQEPCSATCTTGVMSAYAMCVRYDGVEVEDSYCDALTRPEPVHEFCVGRECQPRWETSSWSECSRTCGEGYQVRIVRCWKMLSPGFDSSVYSDLCEAAEAVRPEERKTCRNPACGPQWEMSEWSECTAKCGERSVVTRDIRCSEKEALCDPSTRPVGERNCTGPPCDRQWTVSDWGPCSGSCGQGRTIRHVYCKTSDGRVVPESQCQAETKPLAIHPCGDRNCPAHWLAQDWERCNTTCGRGVKKRLVLCMEVANGKPQTRNGPECGLARKPPEESTCFERPCFKWYTSPWSECTKTCGVGVRMRDVKCYQGTDIVRGCDPLVKPVGRQACDLQPCPTEPPDDSCQDQPGTNCALAIKVNLCSHWYYSKACCRSCRPPHS, from the exons ATGGACAGCAGACAACGGCCTTCCCGCTGGGCCTGGTCCTTGCTGGCCGTGGCGGTGGTGGCTGGGGGTGCGGCCTCCGCTGAAGCCGTG GACAACAACCCCACGACCAACAGCCTGGAGGGGGGTGTGGACGCCACCGCCTCCTGGTGGGGGGAGTGGACCAAGTGGACGGCGTGCTCCCGTAGCTGCGGGAGT GGGGTGACGTCACAGGAGAGGCACTGTCTGCAGCAGAG GAGAACGTCGGTCCTGGGTGCGGGCAACAGGACCTGTACGGGCACGCCCAAGCGCTACCAGCTCTGCAGGGTGCAG GATTGTCCGCCAGATGGGAGGAGCTTTCGAGAGGAACAGTGCGCGTCCTTCAACTCCCGGGTGTATGACGGGCGGACGTACCAGTGGAAGCCCCTGTACCCTG ATGACTACGTGCACATCTCCAGCAAGCCCTGCGACCTGCACTGCACGACGGTGGACGGCCAGCGGCAGCTCATGGTCCCCGCCCACGACGGCACGTCCTGCAAGCTCGCGGACCTGCGGGGGCTTTGCGTGTCTGGAAAATGTGAG CCCATCGGCTGTGACGGGGTGCTCTTCTCCACGCACACGCCGGACAAGTGCGGCGTCTGCCAGGGCGACGGGAGCAGCTGCACCCACGTGACCGGCAGCTACCGCAAGGGCAACGCCCATCTGG GTTACTCCCTGGTGACCCACATCCCCGCTGGTGCCCGGGACATCCAGATTGTAGAGAGGAGGAAGTCGGCCGACGTGCTGG CTCTTGCAGATGAAGCTGGATTCTACTTCTTCAACGGCAACTACAAGGTGGACGGCCCCAAGAACTTCCACATCGCCGGCACGGTGGTCAAGTACCGGCGGCCCATGGACGTGTACGAGACGGGCATCGAGTACATCGTGGCCCAGGGGCCCACCACCCAGGGCCTGAACGTCATG GTGTGGAACCAGAACGGCAAGAGCCCCTCCATCACCTTCGAGTACACGCTGCTGCAGCCCCCCCACGCGCGCCGCCGGCCGCCCGTCTACTACAGCTTCTCCGAGCCCGCCTCCGAGAGCACCgaggagagccaggagctggACGGCGCCCCGCTGCTGGGCTTCGTGCGGCACAACGGCTCGCGGTACGGCCAGGCCTCCGTGGGGCGGCTGAACCTGGACAGCCGGCTCTTCGGACCCCAGGGCCCCAAGGTGGAgccgggcccggcccggggccagGAGACCAACGAGGTGTGCGAGCCGGCCGGCGGCGGAGCCTGCGAGGGGCCCCCCAGGAGCAAGGGCTTTCGAG ACCACAACGCCACCGGGGCAGCTCTCTCAGGGGACAAAGATGACGGAGAGGTAGATGCCCGTGTCACCTCCCAGGAGTCTCTCTCGGCCAATGCCATCTCCGCCCAGCTCTCCGGCCCGGGGTCTGACTCGAAGGAGTTCGCCCTCAACGAGACCGTCAACAGCATTTTTGCCCAGGGCGCCCCCAGGAGCCCTCTGGCCGAGAGCCTCTCCGTGGATTACGAGGAGAGCGAGGGGGCTGCCGCGTACTTCCTCAATGGATCCCATCTGGAGCTGAGCAGCGACAGGGTCACCAACGGCTCGTCGGAGGCTCCGTTCCCCAACGGCAGCGCCAGCCTCCCTGCCGTGGCTGGGAACAGGACTCACAAGGCCAG GACCAGGCCCAAGGCGCGCAAGCAAGGCGTCAGTCCGGCCGACATGTACCGGTGGAAACTCTCGTCCCAGGAGCCCTGCAGCGCCACCTGCACCACAG GGGTCATGTCCGCATATGCCATGTGTGTCCGATACGACGGCGTTGAGGTGGAGGACAGCTACTGCGATGCCCTGACCCGCCCTGAGCCCGTCCACGAGTTCTGTGTCGGGAGGGAGTGCCAGCCAAG GTGGGAGACGAGCAGCTGGAGCGAGTGCTCGCGCACCTGCGGCGAGGGCTACCAGGTGCGCATCGTGCGCTGCTGGAAGATGCTGTCCCCCGGCTTCGACAGCTCCGTGTACAGCGACCTGTGCGAGGCCGCCGAGGCCGTGCGGCCCGAGGAGCGCAAGACCTGCCGCAACCCGGCCTGCGGGCCCCAGTGGGAGATGTCCGAGTGGTCCGAG TGCACGGCCAAGTGCGGGGAGCGCAGCGTGGTGACCAGGGACATCCGCTGCTCGGAGAAGGAGGCGCTGTGCGACCCCAGCACCAGGCCCGTCGGGGAGAGGAACTGCACCGGGCCCCCCTGCGACCGCCAGTGGACCGTGTCGGACTGGGGGCCG tgcagTGGAAGCTGCGGCCAGGGCCGCACCATCAGACACGTGTACTGTAAGACCAGCGACGGGCGTGTGGTGCCCGAGTCGCAGTGCCAGGCGGAGACGAAGCCGCTGGCCATCCACCCCTGCGGGGACCGGAACTGCCCGGCGCACTGGCTGGCACAGGACTGGGAGCGG tgcaACACCACCTGCGGGCGGGGTGTGAAGAAGCGGCTGGTTCTCTGCATGGAGGTAGCCAACGGGAAACCCCAGACCCGCAATGGTCCCGAGTGCGGGCTGGCCAGAAAGCCCCCCGAGGAGAGCACCTGCTTCGAGAGGCCCTGCTTCAAGTGGTATACCAGCCCCTGGTCAGAG TGCACCAAGACGTGCGGGGTGGGCGTGCGGATGCGTGACGTGAAGTGCTACCAGGGCACCGACATCGTCCGCGGCTGCGACCCGCTGGTGAAGCCCGTCGGCCGGCAGGCCTGCGACCTGCAGCCCTGCCCCACGGAACCGccag ATGACAGCTGCCAGGACCAGCCGGGCACCAACTGTGCCCTGGCCATCAAGGTGAACCTCTGCAGCCACTGGTACTACAGCAAGGCCTGCTGCCGCTCCTGCCGACCCCCCCACTCCTAG